One genomic segment of Devosia sp. includes these proteins:
- the xylF gene encoding D-xylose ABC transporter substrate-binding protein yields MNKFVAALLATTVLAGSAVAQDQIVVGVSWNNFQEERWKTDEGAIKSVLDAAGAQYISADAQSSASKQLTDIESLISQGADVIIVLAQDSEAVGPAVAAAVAEGIPVIGYDRLIENPDAFYLTFDNKEVGRLQAAGVAAVQPEGNFVFIKGNSADPNADFLFEGQMEVLQAGIDAGTIKNVGEAYTDNWNPEVAQANMEQFLTANNNEVDAVVASNDGTAGGAIAALAAQGLAGAVPVSGQDGDHAALNRIALGTQTVSVWKDARELGKKAAEVAIELAGGKALNEVTGVVPFAGGPNGVEMNAFFIAPVAITQDNLSVVIDAGWVSKDVVCQGVAAGSVAACD; encoded by the coding sequence ATGAACAAGTTTGTCGCGGCCTTGCTGGCCACGACTGTGCTCGCCGGTTCGGCGGTTGCACAGGATCAGATCGTTGTTGGCGTGAGCTGGAACAACTTCCAGGAAGAGCGCTGGAAAACCGATGAAGGCGCCATCAAGAGCGTTCTGGACGCGGCCGGCGCCCAGTATATCTCGGCCGACGCCCAGTCGTCCGCCTCCAAGCAGCTGACGGACATCGAAAGCCTGATCAGCCAGGGTGCAGACGTCATCATCGTGCTGGCGCAGGACAGCGAAGCCGTTGGCCCCGCGGTTGCCGCAGCCGTGGCTGAAGGCATTCCGGTGATCGGCTATGACCGCCTGATCGAAAATCCGGACGCCTTCTATCTCACCTTCGACAACAAGGAAGTGGGTCGCCTGCAGGCCGCGGGCGTTGCCGCCGTGCAGCCAGAAGGCAATTTTGTCTTCATCAAGGGCAATTCGGCTGATCCGAATGCCGACTTCCTGTTCGAAGGCCAGATGGAAGTGCTTCAGGCCGGTATCGACGCGGGCACGATCAAGAATGTCGGCGAAGCCTATACCGACAACTGGAACCCTGAAGTCGCCCAGGCGAACATGGAACAGTTCCTGACCGCCAATAATAACGAAGTCGACGCCGTCGTGGCCTCCAATGACGGCACCGCCGGTGGCGCCATCGCGGCGCTCGCCGCCCAGGGCCTGGCCGGCGCCGTGCCGGTTTCCGGCCAGGATGGTGACCATGCCGCTCTCAATCGCATCGCCCTGGGCACGCAAACCGTGTCCGTGTGGAAAGATGCGCGCGAGCTTGGCAAGAAGGCCGCTGAAGTGGCCATCGAACTCGCCGGCGGCAAGGCGCTCAACGAGGTGACCGGCGTGGTGCCGTTTGCCGGTGGACCCAATGGCGTCGAGATGAACGCGTTCTTCATCGCCCCCGTGGCCATCACACAGGACAACCTCAGCGTTGTCATCGATGCCGGTTGGGTGTCCAAGGATGTGGTGTGCCAGGGCGTAGCGGCCGGTTCGGTTGCAGCCTGCGATTGA
- a CDS encoding ROK family transcriptional regulator: protein MARAVSDSDSVRRQNRGLVLSTLRRQGDQSRTALAGLTGLSHASMTAIMSDLLAQGLVEERVAERPDSRGRGRPPTQVGFSRSAAYAVLFEIDVNHARMSLVDYAGILVDRLDHDLTPASFAAQAPADYIEERLHLLMQRNKAAAGRIRRMAISVQGILDKTGTGLTWSPVPSLAGSAFGTALSERTGIPVAIYKRARLLAEGVRWLDPALHEASVATVFVGSTVAMGLTSDGRMMARGDGGATEFGHMNHIAGGALCRCGMRGCIEAYAADYGVLRTAYSVPETATPAPSVPAQQYQALIQRAEAGDRAASHAFNLAGRAIGYGIGRMLAVLDPAHVLIVGPGAAALPHMRNEIVAALQSTLVCKINGLPRIAAHADEREPIYRGLLLKALQALDSDFE from the coding sequence TTGGCGCGAGCGGTCAGCGACAGCGACAGTGTGCGCCGGCAGAATCGCGGCCTTGTCCTGTCGACTCTGCGCCGCCAGGGCGATCAGTCCCGCACGGCACTTGCCGGCCTGACCGGCCTCAGCCATGCCAGCATGACCGCAATCATGAGCGACCTGCTCGCCCAGGGGCTGGTCGAGGAGCGCGTCGCGGAACGGCCTGATTCTCGTGGACGCGGGCGGCCACCCACCCAGGTCGGGTTCAGCCGTTCGGCCGCCTATGCGGTCCTTTTCGAGATCGACGTCAATCACGCGCGCATGTCGCTCGTGGACTATGCCGGAATTCTCGTCGATCGCCTCGATCATGACCTCACCCCGGCCAGCTTCGCGGCCCAGGCCCCTGCGGACTACATCGAGGAACGCCTGCACCTGCTGATGCAGCGCAACAAGGCTGCCGCCGGTCGGATCAGGCGCATGGCGATTTCAGTCCAGGGCATACTCGACAAGACGGGTACCGGGCTGACCTGGTCGCCGGTGCCCTCCCTGGCCGGTTCGGCCTTCGGCACCGCGCTTTCGGAACGCACCGGCATCCCCGTTGCCATCTACAAGCGCGCCCGGCTGCTTGCCGAGGGCGTGCGCTGGCTGGATCCTGCCCTGCATGAAGCCAGCGTCGCCACGGTTTTTGTCGGTTCCACCGTTGCCATGGGCCTGACCTCGGATGGCCGCATGATGGCGCGTGGTGATGGCGGGGCTACCGAGTTCGGTCACATGAACCACATTGCCGGTGGGGCCCTCTGCCGTTGCGGCATGCGCGGTTGCATCGAGGCCTACGCCGCCGACTACGGCGTGCTGCGAACCGCATATTCTGTGCCCGAAACGGCCACGCCGGCGCCCAGCGTTCCCGCTCAGCAATATCAGGCGCTGATCCAGCGCGCCGAGGCCGGCGACCGTGCCGCCTCCCACGCCTTCAATCTGGCTGGCCGGGCCATCGGCTATGGCATCGGCCGCATGTTGGCGGTTCTCGACCCGGCCCACGTCCTGATCGTCGGACCGGGCGCCGCCGCCCTGCCCCATATGCGCAACGAAATCGTCGCCGCCCTGCAGTCCACCCTGGTATGCAAGATCAACGGCCTTCCCCGCATCGCCGCTCATGCTGACGAGCGCGAACCCATCTATCGTGGCCTGCTGCTCAAGGCCCTGCAGGCGCTCGACAGCGATTTTGAATAG